Proteins from a single region of Terriglobia bacterium:
- a CDS encoding ABC transporter ATP-binding protein produces MANDLTPPPLLAVEAMESAYGAVQVLWGVSFNVCRGQIVTIIGSNGAGKTTTLNTIIGAMKLRAGRILFKGEDIGALPPHERVKRHISLVPEGRQLWPRMSVEDTLLMGAYQPSLRRDARRSLSRVYDLFPRLKERRSQLAGTLSGGEQQMCALGRGLMAEPELLMLDEPSLGLAPKLVDEIFAHVEQICKQGVTILLVAQNVSYALQMSETAYLMETGRITLSGPSRSVAANKYVIEAYIGKT; encoded by the coding sequence ATGGCGAATGACCTCACACCTCCGCCGCTGCTTGCCGTCGAGGCTATGGAGAGCGCCTATGGTGCCGTGCAGGTGCTTTGGGGCGTCTCCTTCAACGTATGCCGCGGCCAGATCGTTACCATCATCGGCTCCAACGGCGCCGGCAAAACCACAACGCTGAACACCATTATCGGCGCCATGAAACTCCGTGCCGGGCGCATCCTTTTCAAGGGCGAAGATATCGGCGCCCTGCCACCGCACGAGCGCGTCAAGCGCCACATCAGCCTGGTTCCCGAGGGCCGCCAGCTCTGGCCTCGCATGTCGGTCGAGGACACCCTGCTCATGGGCGCCTATCAACCCAGCCTGCGCCGCGACGCTCGCCGCAGCCTTTCCCGCGTATACGATCTGTTCCCCCGCCTGAAGGAACGCCGCAGCCAGCTGGCCGGCACTCTTTCCGGCGGCGAGCAGCAGATGTGCGCGCTGGGCCGCGGACTGATGGCCGAACCCGAACTGCTCATGCTTGATGAGCCCTCACTGGGCCTCGCCCCCAAGCTGGTGGACGAAATCTTTGCCCACGTCGAGCAGATCTGCAAACAGGGGGTCACCATTCTGCTGGTGGCGCAGAATGTCAGCTACGCTCTGCAAATGTCGGAGACCGCGTACTTGATGGAAACCGGCCGCATCACCCTCTCCGGCCCCAGCCGCTCTGTCGCCGCCAACAAATATGTGATCGAGGCCTACATCGGCAAAACTTAG
- a CDS encoding ABC transporter ATP-binding protein, translated as MTVKQTNDRPILEVKNLTKFFGGLAAVRDVSFEVRRGQIFGFIGPNGAGKTTLFNMIAGAYKPTSGQVLSCGRNITGFPSFRLVHEGIARTHQVVRPFRAMTVLENVRVGAHFGRNGDDRKSAADRAMDALREVGLHHLTDSSAHVLSVGNQKKLEVARALATNPELLLCDEICGGLTRAETDAMLDLLRQIRARGTTIMYVEHDVRAITAVCDRILVLNYGKKLSEGTPEKIQHDPAVIEAYLGTSAPRVRTGTNGE; from the coding sequence GTGACCGTCAAACAGACAAACGATCGGCCGATTCTCGAAGTAAAAAACCTGACGAAGTTCTTTGGGGGGCTGGCAGCGGTCCGGGACGTTAGCTTCGAAGTCCGTCGCGGTCAGATTTTCGGTTTCATCGGCCCCAACGGCGCCGGGAAGACCACGCTGTTCAACATGATCGCCGGCGCCTATAAGCCGACCTCCGGACAGGTGCTGAGCTGCGGCAGGAACATCACCGGGTTTCCGTCTTTTCGCCTCGTGCATGAAGGCATTGCCCGCACTCACCAGGTGGTGCGCCCCTTCCGCGCCATGACCGTGCTCGAAAACGTGCGCGTCGGCGCTCATTTCGGCCGTAACGGCGATGATCGCAAGTCCGCCGCCGATCGCGCTATGGATGCCCTGCGCGAGGTCGGCTTGCACCACCTCACCGACAGCTCGGCGCACGTCCTGTCCGTCGGCAACCAGAAAAAACTGGAGGTCGCGCGCGCCCTCGCTACTAACCCCGAGCTTCTCCTCTGTGACGAAATTTGTGGCGGCCTCACGCGCGCCGAGACCGATGCCATGCTCGACCTGCTGCGCCAAATTCGTGCCCGCGGCACCACCATCATGTACGTCGAACACGACGTCAGGGCGATCACCGCGGTTTGCGACCGCATCCTCGTCCTCAACTACGGCAAGAAACTTTCCGAGGGCACGCCAGAGAAGATCCAGCATGATCCCGCCGTCATCGAAGCTTACCTTGGTACTTCCGCTCCCCGCGTCAGGACAGGCACCAATGGCGAATGA
- a CDS encoding branched-chain amino acid ABC transporter permease, protein MTRARLWSFLPPIVLLGALLLLPTFGIQPNAVRLLFVTFVWMTASIAWNLLGGFAGQVSFGFAVFYGVGAYTAAILIDGGRMHPYLAFVAAGMAAAIASVLIGLPTFRLRGPYFAIATIGVSETVRVVATNLEFTGGASGYRITEPRPFNQAEHYYTALIVAALAFAVSLFISRHKFGLGLIAINQDEEAAADTGVNPFAYKLKAHAVAAFLTGVAGGVFARYAAFIHPNGVFGFPISVQILLMPVIGGLGTVWGPVIGGVVIGVIEEEIVAYFPQVHLLIYGLLLIVIVLFEPGGVLGAIRRLQRWVRRIRDRQTDKRSADSRSKKPDEVLWGAGSGPGR, encoded by the coding sequence ATGACCCGCGCCCGGCTCTGGAGCTTTCTCCCGCCCATCGTGTTGCTGGGCGCATTACTGCTGCTGCCTACCTTTGGCATTCAGCCCAATGCCGTCCGCCTCCTGTTCGTCACCTTCGTCTGGATGACCGCCAGCATTGCCTGGAATCTGCTGGGAGGATTTGCGGGCCAGGTCTCCTTCGGCTTCGCCGTTTTCTACGGGGTGGGCGCCTACACCGCCGCCATCTTGATTGACGGCGGCCGCATGCACCCGTATCTGGCATTCGTCGCCGCCGGCATGGCCGCCGCTATCGCCTCGGTGCTGATCGGTCTGCCGACGTTTCGCCTGCGCGGTCCTTATTTCGCCATCGCCACCATCGGCGTCAGCGAAACCGTCCGCGTCGTCGCCACCAACTTGGAGTTCACCGGCGGCGCCAGCGGCTACCGGATCACCGAGCCGCGTCCTTTCAATCAGGCCGAGCATTACTACACTGCGCTCATCGTCGCCGCACTCGCGTTTGCCGTTTCCCTGTTCATCTCTCGCCACAAGTTCGGTCTCGGGCTCATCGCCATCAACCAGGACGAGGAAGCCGCCGCCGATACCGGCGTCAATCCCTTTGCCTACAAACTCAAGGCCCATGCGGTCGCCGCCTTCCTTACCGGCGTTGCCGGTGGTGTCTTCGCGCGCTACGCCGCTTTCATACATCCCAACGGCGTCTTTGGCTTTCCCATCAGCGTCCAGATCCTGCTCATGCCCGTGATTGGCGGGCTGGGCACGGTGTGGGGACCGGTCATCGGCGGCGTCGTCATCGGTGTCATTGAAGAAGAAATCGTGGCTTATTTTCCCCAGGTCCATTTGCTCATCTACGGCTTGCTGCTGATTGTCATCGTGCTGTTCGAGCCGGGTGGCGTCCTGGGTGCTATTCGCCGGCTGCAACGCTGGGTCAGGAGGATCCGTGACCGTCAAACAGACAAACGATCGGCCGATTCTCGAAGTAAAAAACCTGACGAAGTTCTTTGGGGGGCTGGCAGCGGTCCGGGACGTTAG
- a CDS encoding branched-chain amino acid ABC transporter permease: protein MTLVDFANLLVAAVLLAGIYAVMSVGMTVIYGVMKIVNLAHAGFMMLGAYFAMELFERLHLDPIVAALAVFPIMVVVGIAVYYLLVRWLPQSDKPTLPSLLLMFGLWLVLQNLGYVFWGNEDRSIFTPRTFDVIHAGPIILPTIRVYVFAAGAGCVLLLEGLLNWTWFGRALRALVQNRYAGQIVGVDDQKIAALTFGLGIGFAGLAGALLASLYSFNPDFGRPFLIRAFVIIVLGGLESVSGVAIGALVLALVESFAIIWLPAGYQLAVSFGMLVVVLIVLPGGIASLIGRVRRLA, encoded by the coding sequence ATGACCCTGGTGGACTTCGCCAACTTGCTCGTCGCCGCTGTGCTGCTGGCGGGCATCTACGCTGTGATGTCGGTCGGCATGACCGTCATCTATGGCGTGATGAAGATCGTGAACCTCGCGCACGCTGGGTTCATGATGCTGGGCGCCTACTTCGCCATGGAACTGTTCGAGCGCCTCCACCTCGACCCAATCGTGGCGGCGCTCGCCGTTTTTCCCATCATGGTCGTGGTCGGCATCGCCGTGTACTACCTCCTGGTGCGCTGGCTGCCGCAATCGGACAAACCCACGCTGCCCTCGCTCCTGCTCATGTTCGGCCTGTGGCTTGTGCTGCAAAACCTCGGCTACGTCTTCTGGGGCAACGAGGACCGGTCGATCTTCACGCCGCGAACCTTCGACGTGATCCACGCCGGTCCCATCATCCTTCCCACCATTCGCGTTTACGTATTCGCGGCTGGCGCAGGATGTGTCCTGCTGCTGGAAGGGCTGCTGAACTGGACATGGTTTGGCCGCGCGCTGCGTGCTCTCGTGCAGAACCGCTACGCCGGCCAGATCGTGGGTGTGGACGACCAAAAAATCGCCGCACTGACCTTTGGCCTGGGCATCGGATTCGCCGGGCTAGCCGGCGCCTTGCTCGCCAGCCTCTATTCTTTTAATCCCGATTTCGGCCGGCCTTTCCTGATCCGCGCTTTCGTCATCATTGTGCTCGGCGGTCTGGAGTCGGTTTCCGGCGTCGCCATCGGCGCGCTCGTCCTCGCGCTGGTGGAGAGCTTTGCCATCATCTGGCTTCCCGCCGGCTACCAGCTCGCAGTTTCCTTCGGCATGCTGGTGGTCGTGCTGATTGTCCTGCCCGGCGGGATCGCCAGTTTGATCGGACGGGTCAGGCGGCTGGCATGA
- a CDS encoding amino acid ABC transporter substrate-binding protein encodes MNTRLVRSLCLAVASCILVPATFVSTAWSQTEIKIGVIMPITGREAKPGQFQKEGLELAFKQINDQGGVFVKSLKKKLPIKEVFYDDGSDQAKSTSLVERAISSDGVTAVLGGYSTVLGEAESVMPDRYKTPWITPGAAASSIFAKGYKYTFGTLSPVDSLGVTTGEYLGSLMDSGKLKKGLKVALAVENTDHGVDYVKGIQEWASKHPGYYTVVFNERFDLGSPDFTALLQKVKNAHADMFLSDAHLQDYITMQRQYLQGGMYHQMVSYGARGPESDARKALGDGTNYIFAGVWWSSDLPYPQAKKFIQDYKQATGRNPDSWYAATAYDAARILVAAIEKAGSLNKDAIRYQLKTVQLKDSILPGQLLKFGANGQANLPFVIVQTKPGGKTDIVYPKDAATGESVAPMPKR; translated from the coding sequence GTGAACACTCGCCTCGTTCGATCACTCTGCCTAGCTGTCGCCAGTTGCATCCTCGTCCCCGCTACCTTTGTCTCCACCGCGTGGAGCCAGACGGAAATCAAGATCGGCGTGATCATGCCCATCACCGGCCGCGAAGCCAAGCCCGGCCAATTCCAGAAGGAGGGCCTCGAACTCGCCTTCAAGCAAATTAACGATCAGGGTGGCGTGTTCGTGAAGAGCTTGAAGAAAAAGCTGCCCATCAAGGAAGTGTTTTACGATGACGGCTCCGATCAGGCCAAGTCCACTTCGCTGGTCGAGCGCGCCATCAGCTCCGATGGCGTGACGGCCGTGCTCGGCGGCTATTCCACGGTGCTCGGGGAAGCTGAATCGGTGATGCCGGACCGCTACAAGACCCCCTGGATCACTCCCGGCGCCGCCGCTTCCTCCATCTTCGCCAAGGGCTACAAGTACACCTTCGGCACTCTCAGCCCGGTGGACTCACTGGGCGTTACCACCGGTGAATACCTGGGCTCGCTGATGGATTCCGGCAAGCTGAAGAAAGGCTTGAAGGTTGCCCTTGCGGTGGAGAACACCGACCACGGCGTGGACTACGTCAAGGGCATTCAGGAGTGGGCGAGCAAGCACCCCGGCTACTACACCGTCGTTTTCAATGAGCGCTTTGATCTCGGCTCGCCCGACTTCACCGCCCTGCTGCAGAAGGTGAAGAACGCTCACGCCGACATGTTCCTCTCCGACGCGCACTTGCAGGATTACATCACCATGCAGCGCCAGTACCTGCAAGGCGGCATGTACCATCAGATGGTCAGCTACGGCGCCCGCGGACCGGAATCCGACGCTCGCAAAGCGCTCGGTGACGGCACCAACTACATCTTCGCCGGCGTCTGGTGGTCCTCGGACCTGCCCTACCCGCAGGCGAAGAAGTTCATCCAGGACTACAAGCAGGCCACCGGCCGCAATCCCGACTCCTGGTACGCCGCCACCGCCTACGACGCCGCGCGGATTCTGGTGGCCGCCATCGAAAAGGCCGGCTCACTCAATAAGGACGCTATCCGTTACCAGCTCAAAACCGTGCAGCTCAAAGATTCCATCCTGCCCGGCCAATTGTTGAAGTTCGGTGCCAACGGCCAGGCCAATCTGCCCTTCGTGATCGTGCAGACCAAGCCCGGCGGCAAGACCGACATCGTTTATCCCAAAGACGCGGCAACGGGCGAATCCGTAGCCCCCATGCCGAAGAGATGA
- a CDS encoding LUD domain-containing protein, with protein MPAPAQAPESPRVVANKSSKRTLLAAIRMALRIESSAVRHNTQTFNRNRYAATGALSDYEQLKDRARAIKERAIASTPELLATLDASVKHNGGHFYLAKDAADATRYIADVCGRAGVRLVVKGKSMTSEEAGVNHVLQARGIEVAETDLAEFILQVADEQPSHIIAPAIHFSRERITALFKSRLKTDLPLDSGEELTRFAREHLRQKFLAADAGISGANLIAADSGSIVLVESEGNIRMTSLLPPLHIAIAGVEKVLPSRADFAPFLELLAASATGQKLSSYTSIITPPLDAAPVLTNSDVAPRREFHLVLLDNGRMTMRQDPVLHEALYCIRCSACLNSCANFQTVGGHAFGGETYSGGIGGSWEAGTRSLDAARFNELCTGCSRCVSQCPVRIDIPFLNSTLRQRLNQRDAGKIAQLFSTALSSGHREPVDVAPLQKLFFGHYDLFGKWGSLLAPFSNWINAVPLTRSVMEKFVGLDRRRELPPFVKPTLVEAWGQRPGSQALAGVAEPAARAVLFADIFTNYGSPSRGLATLEVFQSLGIDLVVSETCADGRAPLSQGLIAIAAEQARRTAERLRQYIKDDRDIVVIEPSVLAMFRLDYRRLLTDGEGQLLFQMLRDHSFDAVEYLWSFIQGVGLDAAQLFPASRHPLGTRLFYHSHCQQKTVGSALATEALLRAAGFDVATSRVECCGMAGSFGYKKEYYDLSMAVGQDLFQQVAEAEADGSRVLVATGTSCHEQLAAGLKRDVLYPTELLAALVPKPESQNRKPAACLA; from the coding sequence ATGCCTGCACCGGCACAAGCACCCGAGTCGCCGCGCGTGGTCGCCAACAAGAGCTCCAAGCGCACGCTGCTGGCTGCCATCCGCATGGCGCTGCGCATCGAAAGCTCCGCGGTGCGCCACAACACGCAAACTTTCAATCGCAACCGCTACGCCGCCACCGGCGCCCTGAGCGATTACGAGCAGCTCAAGGACCGAGCCCGCGCCATCAAGGAACGCGCCATCGCCAGCACCCCTGAACTGCTGGCGACGCTCGATGCGAGTGTGAAGCACAACGGCGGACACTTTTATCTGGCGAAGGATGCGGCTGACGCTACCCGCTACATCGCCGACGTCTGCGGCCGCGCCGGAGTTCGCCTCGTCGTCAAAGGCAAGAGCATGACCTCGGAAGAGGCTGGGGTGAACCATGTCCTGCAGGCGCGCGGAATCGAAGTCGCGGAGACCGACCTCGCGGAATTTATTCTCCAGGTCGCCGACGAGCAGCCCTCGCACATCATCGCGCCCGCCATCCACTTCAGCCGCGAGCGCATTACCGCGCTCTTCAAAAGCCGCCTTAAGACCGATCTACCGCTCGATTCAGGTGAGGAACTGACCCGTTTTGCCCGCGAGCATCTGCGGCAGAAGTTCCTGGCTGCCGACGCCGGTATTTCGGGCGCCAATCTCATCGCCGCCGACTCCGGCTCCATCGTTCTGGTCGAGAGCGAGGGTAACATTCGCATGACCTCGCTGCTCCCGCCGCTGCACATCGCCATTGCCGGCGTGGAGAAAGTTCTGCCCTCGCGCGCCGACTTCGCGCCCTTCCTTGAACTGCTCGCCGCCAGCGCTACCGGGCAAAAGCTCTCCTCTTATACCAGCATCATCACGCCGCCACTCGATGCCGCGCCCGTCCTCACCAACAGCGACGTTGCGCCGCGCCGCGAGTTCCATCTCGTGCTGCTGGACAACGGCCGCATGACGATGCGCCAAGACCCCGTGTTGCACGAGGCGCTCTACTGCATCCGTTGCAGCGCCTGCCTGAATTCCTGCGCCAATTTCCAGACCGTCGGCGGACACGCTTTCGGCGGCGAAACTTATTCCGGCGGCATCGGCGGCTCTTGGGAAGCCGGCACGCGCTCGCTCGACGCTGCCCGCTTCAATGAACTTTGCACCGGCTGCTCACGCTGCGTTTCGCAGTGTCCCGTGCGTATTGATATCCCGTTCCTCAACTCGACCCTGCGCCAGCGGCTCAACCAGCGTGACGCCGGGAAAATCGCGCAACTCTTCTCCACCGCGCTGAGCAGCGGCCATCGAGAGCCGGTAGACGTCGCCCCGTTGCAAAAGCTCTTCTTCGGCCACTACGATTTATTCGGCAAGTGGGGTTCGCTGTTGGCGCCGTTCTCCAACTGGATTAACGCGGTTCCGCTGACCCGCTCCGTGATGGAAAAATTCGTCGGTCTTGATCGCCGCCGCGAGTTGCCGCCGTTTGTCAAGCCCACGCTGGTGGAAGCGTGGGGGCAGCGGCCGGGGTCCCAGGCGTTAGCGGGGGTGGCGGAACCAGCCGCCCGCGCCGTCCTCTTCGCCGACATCTTCACCAACTACGGCTCTCCCTCACGTGGCCTGGCGACACTAGAAGTGTTCCAATCGCTCGGCATTGACCTGGTGGTCAGCGAAACCTGCGCCGACGGTCGCGCCCCGCTCTCGCAGGGCCTGATCGCCATCGCCGCCGAGCAGGCCCGCCGCACCGCCGAGCGGTTGCGCCAGTACATCAAGGACGACCGCGACATTGTCGTGATCGAACCCAGCGTACTGGCCATGTTCCGCCTCGATTACCGCCGCCTGCTGACCGATGGCGAGGGTCAGCTCCTCTTCCAGATGCTCCGCGACCACAGCTTCGACGCCGTCGAATACCTCTGGAGCTTCATCCAGGGCGTCGGCCTGGACGCCGCCCAGCTGTTTCCCGCCTCACGCCATCCGCTGGGCACGCGCCTCTTCTATCACTCCCATTGCCAGCAGAAGACAGTCGGCAGCGCGCTCGCAACCGAAGCCCTGCTCCGCGCCGCGGGTTTTGACGTCGCCACCTCGCGTGTCGAGTGCTGCGGCATGGCTGGCAGCTTCGGCTATAAGAAGGAGTATTACGACCTCAGCATGGCGGTCGGCCAGGACCTGTTTCAGCAAGTCGCCGAAGCGGAGGCTGACGGTTCCCGTGTCCTGGTCGCCACCGGAACCTCCTGCCACGAGCAACTCGCCGCAGGACTGAAGCGTGACGTCCTCTACCCCACCGAGCTGTTGGCCGCGCTAGTCCCAAAGCCGGAATCCCAAAACCGAAAACCAGCTGCCTGCCTCGCCTGA
- a CDS encoding LUD domain-containing protein translates to MSLVDAFEKSVTAAAATVECVARDAEQIAVAVARIAPAGPLAVAEPLCLPSSLFDACRRLPGAFDARSRKAMDDCAVGITDAFAGVAHSGSICVCIDHEYAGYVSLLSRFHVAVLAAENIVERPGDLFRPDCLNGDGLRHNFVFITGPSATADMGPLVRGVHGPHRLHVIVV, encoded by the coding sequence ATGTCGCTAGTGGATGCCTTCGAAAAATCGGTCACCGCTGCTGCTGCTACCGTTGAATGTGTCGCCCGCGATGCGGAACAGATCGCGGTCGCGGTCGCTCGCATTGCTCCCGCCGGCCCCCTGGCCGTCGCTGAACCTCTTTGTCTGCCGTCGAGTTTGTTCGACGCCTGCCGCCGTCTTCCCGGCGCCTTCGATGCCCGCAGCCGCAAGGCGATGGACGACTGCGCGGTTGGCATTACCGATGCCTTCGCCGGTGTGGCGCACAGCGGTTCCATCTGTGTCTGCATTGATCACGAATACGCCGGCTACGTCAGCCTGCTCTCGCGTTTCCACGTGGCTGTGCTGGCGGCGGAGAACATCGTCGAGCGTCCCGGCGACCTGTTTCGTCCCGACTGCCTTAACGGCGACGGCCTGCGGCACAACTTTGTCTTTATTACCGGGCCCAGCGCCACTGCCGACATGGGACCGCTGGTCCGAGGCGTGCACGGGCCGCATCGTCTGCACGTAATCGTGGTATAG
- a CDS encoding ABC transporter substrate-binding protein, translating into MAKKKANRNRGITRRDFVKIAGMAGASVVGAGVLGKAPAFAQERSLHFLLWKNFSPPADVEILRQGDEWSKQSKVKVKIEQINANDIPARAAAAIESKQGADIIQFFHNWQNQYGDSLVDVTDICTALESKYGGYIPYAKADAMLNGKFNAVPHTIVPNIFVVRSSYMKAAGTTQWPKTWEELRREGKKWKAAGHPIGQTVGHTFGDAVDFAYPYLWSYGVAERDEKGRVTINSKQTLEALKFFKAFWDDAMDPAGAGWDDSANNRAFLAGSVTATNNAPSIYLTASNQVILDDKGTPLVNDILHVANPAGPAGIFHYHYSQQLAIPKYSKNADIAKEFIRWLMDKEQFTKYLRRGQAYQAAALKDYMKDAMWDMFPALKPYRDHLLEAQHVGWKGAADASAARVVQNYVLIDMLANVATGKMTPEESLKWADGQLKTIYGA; encoded by the coding sequence ATGGCGAAGAAAAAAGCAAACCGTAATCGAGGAATCACGCGCCGCGACTTTGTCAAAATCGCCGGCATGGCGGGAGCGTCCGTGGTGGGCGCCGGAGTATTAGGGAAGGCTCCAGCCTTCGCGCAGGAGAGGTCGCTCCATTTCCTGCTATGGAAGAATTTCTCGCCGCCGGCCGATGTCGAAATCCTGCGCCAGGGCGACGAGTGGAGCAAGCAAAGCAAAGTCAAGGTCAAGATCGAACAGATCAACGCCAATGACATTCCCGCCCGAGCTGCCGCCGCCATCGAGAGCAAACAAGGGGCGGATATCATTCAGTTCTTCCACAACTGGCAAAACCAGTATGGGGATTCGCTGGTTGACGTCACCGACATCTGCACCGCGCTGGAGTCCAAGTATGGCGGATACATCCCCTACGCCAAGGCGGATGCGATGCTGAACGGAAAGTTCAACGCGGTCCCGCACACCATCGTTCCCAACATTTTCGTGGTGCGCTCTTCGTACATGAAGGCCGCGGGGACGACGCAGTGGCCCAAGACCTGGGAGGAGCTGCGGCGCGAAGGGAAAAAGTGGAAGGCGGCCGGGCACCCCATCGGCCAAACGGTCGGCCACACCTTCGGCGATGCAGTCGACTTCGCATATCCGTACTTGTGGAGCTACGGGGTTGCGGAACGCGACGAAAAGGGTCGAGTCACCATCAACAGCAAGCAGACGCTGGAGGCACTAAAGTTTTTCAAGGCGTTCTGGGACGATGCCATGGATCCGGCGGGCGCGGGGTGGGACGATTCCGCTAACAATCGCGCGTTTCTCGCGGGATCGGTCACCGCGACCAATAATGCGCCCAGCATCTACCTGACGGCGTCGAACCAGGTGATCCTGGACGACAAAGGCACACCGCTGGTCAACGACATCCTGCACGTGGCGAACCCTGCCGGTCCCGCGGGCATCTTCCACTACCATTACAGCCAGCAACTGGCGATTCCCAAATACTCCAAGAACGCGGACATCGCCAAGGAATTCATCCGCTGGCTGATGGACAAGGAGCAGTTTACGAAGTACCTGCGGCGCGGCCAGGCCTACCAGGCGGCTGCTCTGAAGGACTACATGAAGGACGCGATGTGGGACATGTTCCCGGCGCTGAAGCCTTACCGGGACCATCTCCTGGAAGCTCAGCACGTCGGCTGGAAAGGCGCCGCCGACGCCAGCGCAGCGCGGGTGGTACAGAATTACGTGCTCATTGACATGCTGGCGAATGTGGCGACCGGGAAGATGACGCCGGAGGAATCGCTGAAGTGGGCCGATGGTCAGCTCAAGACGATCTATGGAGCATGA
- a CDS encoding sugar ABC transporter permease, with the protein MLERPDVLGYLLMMPAGFIILFFIAYPFAWGVWMSLTNKQIGMAWSQVKFVGLGNYVDLVTKDAIFRTTVWNSFAYTGVATVVKWALGMWLAVLLNRMVRLQRIVRAAVLLPWIVPTVLSTIAFLWIFDPDFSVINWTLRHVYGWMGWGSVRGPLWLADPTLALASVTFVNIWRGTPFFAISFLAGLQTISPELYEAAMIDGASGWQRFWHVTLPGIKPIMIVVLVFSVIVTFSDFQIVYVLTRGGPANSTHLFATYAYQVAMVGSRLGLGAAISLFMLPFLAVVIIFQLVYLRREKA; encoded by the coding sequence ATGCTGGAGCGGCCTGATGTGCTTGGCTACCTGCTGATGATGCCAGCCGGGTTTATCATCCTGTTCTTCATCGCCTATCCGTTCGCCTGGGGCGTCTGGATGAGCCTCACCAACAAGCAGATCGGCATGGCGTGGTCGCAGGTGAAGTTCGTCGGGTTGGGCAATTACGTAGACCTGGTGACGAAGGATGCGATTTTCCGGACCACAGTGTGGAACAGCTTCGCCTATACGGGCGTCGCGACGGTAGTCAAGTGGGCCCTGGGTATGTGGCTGGCTGTCCTGCTCAACCGGATGGTCCGCCTGCAGCGGATCGTGCGTGCCGCCGTACTGCTGCCGTGGATCGTGCCCACCGTGCTGAGCACGATCGCCTTCCTGTGGATCTTTGACCCCGACTTCAGCGTGATCAATTGGACGCTGCGGCATGTTTACGGCTGGATGGGGTGGGGATCCGTCAGGGGACCGCTCTGGCTGGCCGATCCCACGCTGGCGCTGGCATCGGTTACGTTCGTGAATATCTGGCGCGGCACGCCGTTCTTCGCCATCTCTTTTCTCGCCGGCCTGCAGACGATCAGCCCGGAGCTTTACGAGGCGGCGATGATCGACGGCGCCAGCGGCTGGCAGCGCTTCTGGCATGTGACGCTGCCGGGCATCAAGCCCATCATGATCGTCGTCCTGGTCTTTTCCGTGATTGTGACCTTCTCCGACTTCCAGATCGTCTACGTGCTTACGCGCGGGGGACCGGCGAACAGCACGCACCTGTTTGCCACCTACGCGTACCAGGTGGCCATGGTCGGGTCGCGGCTGGGACTGGGGGCGGCCATTTCGCTCTTCATGCTTCCGTTCCTGGCCGTCGTGATCATCTTCCAGCTCGTATACCTGCGGCGGGAGAAGGCATAG
- a CDS encoding carbohydrate ABC transporter permease, whose amino-acid sequence MASKVVGETFAKRLAFFHLPLFFFVLFALFPFYWMFVTSIKSTQETYKREVNPYIPVTCTATVVEQVRTRHFDGAALMDNCAYHWRVLLRDTLFVRWLENTLLVAFVSTAISLFAGITSAYALARLNFRGANTLGILIFITYLVPPTLLFIPLSDVIGNLPLLHTNLLNSPWALIVAYPTFQVPFCTWLLTGYFRTIPKELEEAAMVDGATRIQAMFKIVLPLALPGVLSAGMFAFTLSANEFLYALIMIYDASNKTVPVGVVSELIKGDVFYWGELMSGALLGSVPVALIYSFFVEHYVAGMTGAVKG is encoded by the coding sequence ATGGCGAGCAAAGTGGTCGGCGAAACCTTTGCCAAGCGGCTGGCGTTTTTTCATCTGCCGCTTTTCTTTTTTGTTCTCTTCGCCCTGTTCCCCTTCTACTGGATGTTTGTAACGTCGATCAAGTCAACGCAAGAAACCTACAAACGCGAGGTCAATCCGTACATCCCGGTGACCTGCACGGCGACGGTGGTCGAACAAGTGCGCACGCGGCACTTCGACGGAGCGGCGCTGATGGACAACTGCGCCTACCATTGGCGGGTCCTGCTGCGGGACACGCTGTTCGTCCGCTGGCTGGAGAACACGCTGCTGGTGGCATTCGTTTCCACGGCCATCTCGCTGTTCGCGGGGATTACGTCCGCCTATGCGCTGGCGCGCCTCAATTTCCGAGGCGCAAACACTCTGGGCATTCTTATCTTCATCACCTACCTGGTGCCGCCCACGCTGCTCTTCATCCCGCTCTCCGACGTGATCGGCAATCTGCCCCTGCTGCACACCAACCTGCTGAACTCGCCGTGGGCGCTGATTGTTGCCTATCCCACCTTCCAGGTTCCCTTCTGCACATGGCTGCTGACGGGCTATTTCCGGACGATACCAAAGGAGCTGGAAGAGGCAGCGATGGTAGACGGAGCGACGCGGATCCAGGCGATGTTCAAGATTGTGCTTCCGCTGGCGTTGCCGGGTGTGCTGTCGGCCGGGATGTTCGCGTTTACGCTGTCGGCGAATGAGTTCCTGTATGCGCTGATCATGATCTATGATGCCAGCAACAAGACGGTGCCAGTAGGAGTGGTCAGCGAGTTGATCAAGGGCGATGTCTTTTACTGGGGAGAGCTGATGTCCGGCGCCCTGCTGGGCTCGGTACCGGTGGCCCTGATCTATTCGTTCTTCGTCGAGCATTATGTGGCGGGTATGACCGGCGCGGTCAAGGGTTAA